Proteins from one Palaemon carinicauda isolate YSFRI2023 chromosome 44, ASM3689809v2, whole genome shotgun sequence genomic window:
- the LOC137634166 gene encoding uncharacterized protein, producing MSVQNKGHSTMGLPRASGKRRWSGEDEGADAVPAKVICTSPPHALCAEDVLHHPALTHAHASTPALECELTSTSVESNTSEVSTSELLAQEQSDSTASFETTSSSLCVQVDSSTSVFTDSEDESMDDEHDDFIDDEEDKDSGFIDSNSIDNSSDDEVDSSRVISSAEPSVSSSPPSLASQCLSFVSSSCSTTTTTTTTTAASTSLQLSLSRVLPHPSTSLSDNSSSNEAPLLSSPPLSPAVQTSSIPTSFSISDAATQDAEAESPLPLNNLASPFVASTLNSCSVTTMTTTTTSTACSDEERVPTVSLVSDGSVTTVTAAQTGTVVTSAYQGTLTTPAYDPHSYPYPPEAYPSRPVTPAWGSCNFYDGSQPNTNKYMEISPSKPGANQSIQCDENGKSYLELGSASPYTHTYSNDCGNYTTSPSNYPSQSYNQTCTSPSNSSTYGQPTSYFNSRQSYSPNPYVYPASEGYGNFESETGCGYGYGSNGYTSARGTMPPSRGPPRCMSPYCDPTQGAARPNCYHQQRLSVLNVSMYKLNRFRQFPEPSLHRSVLICNTLRHIERELEAEGVSVASLLAHSHAHTANPHLQGAAPNQGVQTCPEPMPSSPTPSPTPTEGPLPPMHAPLVGSPLAAPVSLPPSTPSTPPPSVTHYTTASPTVQYPTSQYLPAEHPTTFDNRENPHLRQYQALPPNNSHTDSSGQGPSAEADTEVENEEPPSSPSTRPPALPPEERTDAINWCSVLSLSSQTDLDSMNNNEYGDWGGESSSDMDYSRTDDGPPWKLPSLSADDVLKSFPEASKRLETNEDLDSIINVLVGS from the coding sequence GGGCACTCGACAATGGGGCTTCCTCGAGCGAGCGGCAAGCGGCGGTGGTCTGGCGAAGACGAAGGCGCTGACGCCGTACCAGCCAAGGTGATCTGTACGTCGCCACCCCACGCCCTCTGTGCTGAGGACGTATTACACCACCCCGCCCTCACCCACGCCCACGCTTCTACACCGGCCCTCGAGTGCGAGCTAACCTCCACCTCCGTGGAGAGCAATACTAGCGAGGTCTCCACCAGCGAGTTGCTCGCCCAAGAGCAGAGTGACTCTACCGCTTCTTTTGAGACGACCTCCTCCTCACTTTGTGTGCAAGTGGACTCTAGTACCAGTGTTTTTACCGATTCGGAAGACGAATCCATGGACGATGAACATGATGATTTCATTGACGATGAGGAGGACAAAGACTCAGGATTCATTGATAGCAATTCAATAGACAATTCCTCTGATGATGAAGTGGATAGTAGCAGAGTGATATCATCAGCAGAGCCTTCCGTCTCTTCCTCCCCACCTTCGTTAGCGTCCCAGTGTCTGTCATTCGTTTCATCCTCGTGCTCGACAacaactaccaccaccaccaccaccgcggCCTCTACATCCCTCCAACTATCACTCTCCAGAGTTCTGCCTCATCCCTCCACTTCCCTCTcggacaacagcagcagcaatgaGGCTCCCCTTCTGTCGTCACCACCGCTGTCCCCAGCAGTTCAAACTTCCTCAATCCCAACCAGTTTCTCCATCTCCGACGCGGCCACGCAAGATGCAGAAGCAGAATCCCCACTTCCCCTGAATAATCTAGCTTCACCATTCGTAGCCTCAACCTTAAACTCTTGCTCTGTCACTACCATGACTACCACCACCACGAGCACTGCTTGCAGTGATGAGGAAAGGGTACCGACAGTTTCCTTGGTGAGTGATGGAAGTGTGACAACTGTAACAGCAGCTCAAACAGGGACAGTAGTAACGAGTGCTTACCAGGGAACACTTACTACACCTGCCTACGACCCTCACTCTTATCCCTACCCACCAGAGGCTTATCCTTCCAGACCTGTTACTCCAGCTTGGGGAAGCTGCAATTTCTACGATGGATCTCAGCCCAACACTAATAAGTACATGGAAATATCGCCTAGTAAACCTGGCGCAAACCAATCAATTCAGTGTGATGAGAATGGGAAGTCTTATTTAGAACTAGGTAGTGCCTCTCCCTACACCCACACCTATTCTAATGATTGTGGGAATTACACCACTTCTCCATCAAATTATCCTTCTCAGTCATACAATCAAACCTGCACCAGTCCCAGCAACAGCAGCACCTATGGTCAACCCACAAGCTACTTTAATTCACGCCAAAGTTACAGTCCTAACCCATATGTCTATCCAGCATCTGAGGGCTATGGTAATTTCGAGAGTGAAACTGGGTGTGGATACGGATATGGTTCAAATGGATACACAAGTGCAAGAGGAACTATGCCTCCATCTCGTGGTCCTCCAAGATGCATGTCTCCTTACTGTGACCCTACTCAAGGAGCTGCAAGACCAAATTGTTATCATCAGCAGCGATTGTCAGTGCTCAACGTGTCCATGTACAAACTAAACAGATTTCGGCAATTTCCAGAGCCCAGCCTTCATCGCTCTGTGCTCATCTGCAATACCTTAAGGCACATAGAGCGTGAACTAGAAGCTGAAGGTGTTAGTGTAGCTTCATTATTAGCACATTCACATGCTCACACTGCAAATCCTCATCTGCAAGGGGCAGCTCCTAATCAAGGAGTTCAGACATGTCCTGAGCCCATGCCGTCCTCTCCCACTCCATCTCCAACACCAACAGAGGGACCATTGCCCCCCATGCATGCCCCTCTAGTGGGATCTCCCCTTGCAGCGCCAGTGTCACTGCCTCCGTCCACGCCTTCCACACCACCACCTTCTGTGACTCATTACACTACTGCTTCTCCCACTGTACAATATCCAACTTCTCAATACCTACCAGCAGAACATCCTACAACTTTTGATAACAGAGAAAACCCCCATCTTCGACAGTATCAGGCTTTACCTCCAAATAATTCTCATACAGATAGTAGTGGACAAGGGCCTTCAGCAGAGGCAGACACAGAGGTAGAAAATGAAGAGCCTCCTTCATCACCTTCAACGAGACCACCTGCTCTGCCCCCGGAGGAAAGGACAGATGCCATCAACTGGTGCTCAGTTCTTAGCCTTTCATCTCAGACAGATTTAGATTCTATGAACAACAATGAATATGGTGACTGGGGTGGTGAGAGTAGTTCAGATATGGACTACAGTCGTACTGATGATggacctccatggaaattaccatctTTAAGTGCAGATGATGTGCTCAAATCGTTCCCCGAGGCCTCTAAAAGACTGGAAACGAATGAGGACCTTGATTCTATAATTAATGTATTAGTTGGTTCTTAG